A single window of Meiothermus sp. DNA harbors:
- a CDS encoding twin-arginine translocase TatA/TatE family subunit: MNLGMTEILIILLIALLLFGPRKLPELGRSLGQSIREFQRGAKSIREEFEKAADVKEFKEIKEEISKPLEELKKPLEVKEESKS; encoded by the coding sequence ATGAACCTGGGAATGACGGAAATCCTGATCATTTTGCTGATTGCGTTGCTGCTGTTTGGCCCGCGCAAGCTGCCCGAGCTGGGGCGCAGCCTGGGCCAGAGTATCCGCGAGTTTCAGCGGGGTGCCAAAAGCATCCGCGAGGAGTTTGAAAAAGCCGCCGATGTGAAGGAGTTCAAAGAAATCAAAGAAGAGATCAGCAAGCCTCTGGAGGAGCTCAAGAAGCCTCTCGAGGTCAAGGAAGAATCTAAATCTTGA